The genomic region TGGCATAAGcaagtatattaacatttataaaacatcaaTGTTATCATATACATATTCATAGAGAAAGATTATTCTCAACATAAATACATGAGCTTTGAAGTCACTACATGGAATTCTTTATTAATTCTATTACAGGGCATCCAAACTAATTATTTCCAAAAACTTTGAATGGTACATTAATATAAAATCTGCTATTTAAGGCAGACAAGATATTTCACAGGGTGATCAGGAAAATGGCATATATAAAATTGAGGATAAACAAGGTTAAAGTAAAGATAAGAAATAAAACCCATTCATGCATAAGTTACACAAGCATAAACACAGTTCTATATGAAAACTATACCCATAAACTAGGGAAGAAAGCAACAGTTTAAAACTAATGTTAATAACAGAAGtgtcaagttaaaaatatatgcattaaTCATGGCAATTTTAGCTTGCAGTGTTTTCAAGACAGCTAtttcaatatacattttttaatgtatattatcatatagaaaatctttatttctgttgcatacaatttacataaaaacatttttcagcaTAAACTAAGTAATAAACCTTAAACAACAGAATTTCTGAACATTACTAATTAGCAAGTCACAGCACAGTTATCATAAATATACTTCTGCTTAATGGCAACTAGCATTTGAATGGTAAGTTGCCAAGAGCATGATCTAATACACGTGTTAGATTTTGTTTCCACTCTTCACAACCAAATATATTCCTCCTCTCCTAGAACCCAATTGTTAGATCTTCTTTCTACTCTTTGCAACGAAATATATTTCTCCTCTTCTCCTAGAAGCCTGTTAGATTTTGTTCCCACTCTTCACAACAAACACCTCACTCCTCCTGGTAACCAAATTTATCTTTCCTACCATATAGCAAGTCTAACAGCCATGatatttcattataatgttatttacagtTTAATTGTAACGTATCAACCAGAAACATCCTTAACTGTTACAGAAAGAGTGCAAATGAAGTTTAGATTTCCGTTTAACTTCTCAAACTTCTCAGTCTACTCAGCTGTGACAAGaggcttaaaaaaaaaaaacgttcagtCACTGTACTGTTGGCAGATAAGCAACTGGATTTATAATGAGCTTCCTGGTCAACTCCTACATGTTTCTCAAAATGAACACCATctaattatcttattttaaaattgctctgtaaaattaaaaagtaaaacctGTATGCAAatcatactttttaaaatataaatcaagtaactaaaattattaattttttgttgttagcATAAATATATGAAAGTTTCATGCTTGGATACTGTAATTGTTGTCATGCTTATTGATATCTGACATTCCCATGGTACACTTGTGTGAAACCTTAACAAATATTAAGGTTTTTGTCAGCACTGTTTAGTGagagatttttgaaaatatagtTAGAATTTATCCTTCCACTAAACTACTTGTCAAATACGAAAAAGCTCATTACAAATTTAAATGTTCTGTCATTTGTTAGTTGAAACTACAGCAAAGTGAGATAGTGAATGATAACTGCACCACCTCACATCcacttttttttcacaaataatgtACTGCACTCCTCAAGCAGACTATTAATTTAATGAAAGATTCTTTACTAAAAACCTCCAGCTTCTCTTTTCTACTTGAATTAGATTAACAGGTTTAATATTAAGGAATGCAGATCATCTCACTACAGGATAGGTTTTAATGGCTTTGTCCACATTCTCACCCCATTAATGAACTGAATTTCAATTAGCCACTGACTACTTTCTTACCACTTTATTATCCCTTATTCCAATTAGCAGTAAGtcataacatttaaaatcataaacatttacaaaagaaaagaaaatataatgttaCTATCTTTTGCATAACTTAGAAGTAATAATGTGAGTAACTCAATCTTCAATATTTGACCATGGTTTACAAAACCcttgtttaatgttattcaaacattatttattattattatgtggcAAATGAAGGATCTACTAAATTTGCTAACTAATAAACTTATATGTCATACTtggtttaaatttttgttttatacatagCTGTATGCATATGAAACTCATCATATTAAATACTTACCAGATAATTATTTTCTTGTGTTTTCTGTATCTTCTAGAAGTAAGTTATCAAATGAGCTTTTggaaatacaaaatacttgttcATCTTTTATAGCAGACTCACTGTGAGCTTCCTTCTTGAAAACAGAATTAGTTGCTACTACAGGAACAGACTTCTCAAAAGAATGTTTAATTTGGGGTAAAAGGGCAGTCGATTCATTGTAACTTGTAtttgcagttttatttttgtctataaacagttgaatctttttttttgttgacTGGGGTTTTACTTCTGGAGGACTTTCTGGAATTATCAGTCTCTGACTTTCTGATTCTACAAATGATGTAGGTTCATGGCTAGGATTTTCCAAAATATTAGGAGAAAGATGTCGGATTTCAcaggttttactttttttacctAAAGAAGTTAACAGAACCTCATTTATATCCTTACCAAGTCCACATTCATGAGTACTGGAGGGAATACTGAGGTTATCACAGAAgacattattttcttctttttgaacCACGTTTATTTTAGAACCAAGGCAGGaattcaattttttatttgtttcaaggtTATTTTCACAAATGATCTCCAATGATTCTAGTTTACCTATTTTTTTCTGTCTACTGTATTTCTCTTTCTCTACATTTAACTTACTTTTCCTTGGTCCCTTAGACATATGTGATGCCTTTGGTTTCTTGCTGGCTTCCAACCACTCTTCTCCATTACCATCTATATCACCTTTCTTTTTTCGAGAAAGCTGCTGGGATGTTTGTTTTGGTAGAGCTTCATCTGACAT from Tachypleus tridentatus isolate NWPU-2018 chromosome 1, ASM421037v1, whole genome shotgun sequence harbors:
- the LOC143253872 gene encoding uncharacterized protein LOC143253872 isoform X1, encoding MENYYLHLAKVQRLSLFHRPWGQPICVGRHLPGTLDLYKRKGVTQGEDDNKSIPKPLKKRFIAESDDEHSEELPGLQVDCQTVIDSHEDTSFLALKRKLRSSANSVVVPAENCDENLTRDNHLVNYRNKTVKNKTSIMSDEALPKQTSQQLSRKKKGDIDGNGEEWLEASKKPKASHMSKGPRKSKLNVEKEKYSRQKKIGKLESLEIICENNLETNKKLNSCLGSKINVVQKEENNVFCDNLSIPSSTHECGLGKDINEVLLTSLGKKSKTCEIRHLSPNILENPSHEPTSFVESESQRLIIPESPPEVKPQSTKKKIQLFIDKNKTANTSYNESTALLPQIKHSFEKSVPVVATNSVFKKEAHSESAIKDEQVFCISKSSFDNLLLEDTENTRK